In one window of Acidobacteriota bacterium DNA:
- a CDS encoding class I SAM-dependent RNA methyltransferase — MPFEFSPQKLVYGGDALGHAEGHAVLVPFALPGERLEVETVRVAKGVVHARPLRTLQAAAERVSPPCRYFGRCGGCHYQHLAIEHQVRWKAEIVRETLKRIGKISWDHDIIAHQADPWNYRNQAQLKLAANQSGEIDLGFFESESHQLVPIDECLILSPRLNRVLGQLRRPEILARLRGCREIELMTDDQDHNVRITFQGDPEAGDHELLANELLREVDGVVAVAFPGGNGAQVFGQSGFKYQVGEFRYQVSAGAFFQSSRNLLPELVKAVTDLHAGELAIDLYAGVGLFTLPLARRFRQVIGVESHAAAARDLKVNATSHRLENVRTVAQPTADFLRRFAQAQPDLVVLDPPRCGAGKSTLKYLVDLQPQRVHYVACHPPTWARDLSYLLSSDYRLEGIEMFDCFPHTYHIECLARLVRQDQAA, encoded by the coding sequence GTGCCGTTTGAATTCTCCCCACAAAAACTTGTGTATGGCGGCGATGCACTTGGCCATGCGGAAGGGCACGCGGTCCTTGTGCCGTTCGCACTGCCGGGCGAGCGACTGGAAGTTGAAACTGTGCGTGTTGCCAAAGGTGTGGTCCACGCCAGGCCTTTACGCACGCTGCAGGCGGCTGCCGAGCGCGTCAGCCCTCCGTGCCGGTATTTCGGCCGATGCGGCGGTTGCCATTACCAGCATCTCGCAATCGAACATCAGGTGCGCTGGAAGGCGGAGATTGTCCGCGAGACGCTGAAGCGGATTGGAAAAATAAGCTGGGACCACGACATCATTGCCCATCAGGCGGATCCCTGGAATTATCGAAACCAGGCCCAGCTGAAATTGGCCGCAAACCAATCCGGGGAAATTGATCTGGGGTTTTTCGAGAGCGAATCCCACCAGCTTGTTCCGATTGACGAATGCCTGATCCTTTCACCCCGACTGAACCGCGTGCTTGGGCAGCTTCGCCGGCCGGAGATACTCGCCAGGCTGCGTGGATGCCGGGAAATTGAGTTGATGACGGATGATCAGGACCACAACGTCCGGATCACTTTCCAGGGAGATCCTGAAGCAGGCGACCACGAATTGCTGGCGAATGAGCTTTTGAGAGAAGTAGATGGCGTTGTGGCAGTGGCTTTTCCTGGTGGGAATGGTGCGCAGGTGTTCGGGCAATCAGGCTTTAAATACCAGGTGGGTGAGTTCAGATATCAAGTGAGCGCCGGCGCTTTTTTTCAATCTTCCAGAAACTTGCTTCCGGAACTCGTAAAGGCGGTAACAGACCTGCACGCCGGAGAGCTGGCGATTGATCTTTATGCGGGCGTAGGATTGTTCACGCTTCCGCTTGCCCGGCGTTTCCGGCAGGTGATTGGGGTGGAGTCGCATGCGGCGGCGGCGCGCGATCTGAAAGTAAACGCGACAAGCCACCGCCTGGAAAATGTCCGGACGGTGGCGCAGCCGACGGCAGATTTCCTTCGCCGCTTTGCTCAGGCCCAGCCGGACCTTGTAGTGCTTGACCCGCCTCGCTGTGGCGCGGGAAAATCCACGCTGAAATACCTGGTTGATTTGCAACCACAGCGTGTTCATTATGTTGCGTGTCATCCGCCCACCTGGGCGCGTGACCTGTCTTACCTGCTCAGCAGCGATTATCGGCTGGAAGGGATTGAGATGTTCGACTGTTTCCCCCACACCTATCACATCGAGTGCCTGGCGCGCCTTGTTCGTCAGGACCAGGCTGCCTGA
- a CDS encoding DUF3108 domain-containing protein — MRNCQSWIALAIFLIPMVASDGAVRSLENRPPPFSPGETLTYDVNWSVFPAGKVTATLSRNQRGHGNFYLVTTTANSQGFASLLYKVDDKFQSVFNSETLCSIQIFKQINEGRRHKITKITFDHDRRVAILDERDAEGGHDPPKLDEHEIPSCAQDIITAFYYLRSQPLHVGQKLKLAINDGSKTKVVVAAVTERRKIQTPLGDREALRVEPSVFGNLYEEKKGKIVIWFSDDEYHFPLRIRASLKLGAITGTLTSISPAPSGYSPSPKSEKSQGAEAFK, encoded by the coding sequence ATGAGAAATTGCCAGTCCTGGATTGCGCTCGCCATCTTCCTTATTCCCATGGTTGCTTCAGATGGCGCCGTGCGGTCCCTCGAAAATAGACCGCCGCCCTTCAGCCCAGGCGAGACATTGACCTACGACGTGAACTGGTCCGTCTTCCCTGCCGGGAAGGTTACGGCCACGCTAAGCAGGAATCAGCGAGGCCACGGCAATTTCTACCTGGTCACGACCACCGCCAATTCACAGGGATTCGCCTCGCTCCTTTACAAAGTCGATGACAAATTTCAGTCCGTTTTCAATTCTGAAACACTCTGTTCTATCCAGATCTTCAAACAGATCAACGAAGGCCGCCGCCATAAGATCACGAAGATCACGTTCGACCACGACCGCCGGGTGGCGATTCTCGATGAGCGCGATGCGGAAGGCGGCCACGACCCACCAAAACTCGACGAACATGAGATCCCATCGTGCGCCCAGGACATCATCACAGCTTTTTACTATCTTCGCAGCCAGCCTCTGCACGTAGGCCAGAAACTCAAACTTGCAATCAACGACGGTTCAAAAACAAAAGTCGTGGTGGCGGCTGTTACGGAAAGGAGGAAAATCCAGACGCCGCTGGGAGACCGCGAAGCGTTGCGGGTGGAACCTTCCGTTTTCGGAAACCTCTACGAGGAGAAAAAGGGAAAGATTGTGATTTGGTTTAGCGATGATGAGTATCACTTTCCTTTACGAATCAGGGCCTCACTCAAGCTGGGTGCCATTACGGGTACGCTGACTTCCATATCTCCCGCCCCATCCGGCTACTCCCCTTCCCCAAAATCGGAAAAGAGTCAGGGCGCAGAAGCATTCAAATAA
- the nadC gene encoding carboxylating nicotinate-nucleotide diphosphorylase — MVSGLPVQQVRRIISRALIEDLGNGDFTTSLTVPETAKARGTFYSKQPLVVAGLPVVAEVFRMLEPDCVWDAAISDGTDVPADGPLARVEGKAAALLSGERVALNFLQRLSGVATATRNFKDQLRGLKTELLDTRKTTPGLRILEKYAVRMGGGTNHRMGLDDAILIKNNHIAIAGSIAAAVERARAGRQAGMPVEVEVRTRRDLEEAITAGADIALLDNMTANEVAECVTLARGRVLLEVSGGVSLENIRAYAETGIDRISVGALTHSAPAVDINFLIERL; from the coding sequence ATGGTATCAGGCCTTCCCGTCCAGCAGGTCCGTAGGATTATTTCCCGCGCCTTGATTGAAGACCTTGGCAACGGCGACTTCACCACCAGCCTGACCGTTCCTGAAACTGCGAAGGCGCGGGGGACTTTCTATTCCAAGCAGCCTCTCGTCGTGGCGGGGCTTCCTGTTGTGGCGGAAGTGTTTCGAATGCTGGAACCCGATTGCGTGTGGGATGCCGCAATATCGGATGGCACAGATGTTCCCGCGGATGGGCCGCTGGCCAGGGTGGAAGGGAAAGCCGCCGCGTTGCTTTCTGGCGAACGTGTGGCCTTAAACTTTCTCCAACGGTTAAGTGGCGTCGCGACGGCCACACGGAATTTCAAAGACCAGCTCCGGGGATTGAAGACGGAATTGCTGGACACCCGCAAAACGACTCCCGGCCTGAGGATTCTTGAGAAGTATGCTGTCCGTATGGGTGGCGGGACGAACCACCGCATGGGACTTGACGATGCGATCCTGATCAAGAACAACCATATTGCGATCGCCGGCAGCATCGCTGCCGCAGTCGAGAGAGCGCGAGCCGGACGGCAGGCCGGGATGCCAGTTGAGGTTGAGGTCCGGACGCGGAGGGACCTTGAAGAGGCGATCACAGCCGGCGCGGATATTGCCCTATTGGACAACATGACGGCGAACGAAGTTGCAGAGTGTGTCACCCTGGCCCGCGGACGGGTGCTGCTGGAAGTATCGGGCGGCGTGAGCCTTGAAAATATCCGCGCTTATGCGGAGACGGGAATTGACAGGATTTCCGTTGGCGCGCTGACGCACTCGGCGCCTGCCGTAGATATCAATTTCCTGATCGAGCGTTTATAA
- a CDS encoding sugar kinase → MNLTRKFRSSLLATIGRFSRQDVIVLGDMVADEFVYGEIARVSREAPVLILKQRGSRILPGGGANAANNLADMGARVTPVGLIGDDHAGDALFQYFSEKGVPTRGLLRVQGYTTPTKSRVLGGLSHWQQQQIVRIDREPREDNRDKLRRRVSRQGARLMKGKTGVLVADYGYGATDASEVAVLQRRIGNSHVPVVVDSRYALESYAQVTAATPNEPEVEAVFGRSIGNNLSLLFDLGHAMLERQSLKALLITRGRDGMALFQQGRKPQLIPVFGSDQAVDVTGAGDTVGAAFTLAVAAGADFTIAALLANCAGGLVVMKRGTATVTARELKEAIRNA, encoded by the coding sequence ATGAATCTCACTCGCAAATTCCGGTCGTCGTTGCTGGCAACCATCGGGCGCTTTTCCCGGCAGGACGTTATTGTGCTGGGCGATATGGTCGCCGACGAATTCGTCTACGGTGAAATCGCGCGCGTGTCGCGGGAGGCGCCGGTCCTGATCCTGAAACAGCGCGGCAGCCGGATTTTGCCCGGCGGCGGAGCCAATGCCGCGAACAACCTGGCAGACATGGGCGCACGGGTCACGCCGGTGGGCCTGATCGGCGATGATCACGCCGGTGACGCGCTCTTTCAATATTTCAGTGAAAAGGGCGTGCCGACGCGCGGGCTTCTGCGTGTTCAGGGTTACACGACGCCAACCAAGTCGCGCGTTCTCGGCGGGTTGAGCCACTGGCAGCAGCAGCAGATTGTTCGCATTGACCGCGAGCCGCGGGAAGACAACCGGGACAAGCTGCGAAGGCGCGTCAGCCGGCAGGGCGCGCGCCTGATGAAAGGCAAGACGGGCGTCCTGGTTGCCGATTACGGTTACGGAGCAACAGACGCATCCGAGGTTGCCGTACTCCAACGCAGAATCGGGAACTCCCATGTGCCGGTGGTAGTGGATTCGCGGTATGCGCTCGAAAGCTATGCGCAGGTGACTGCCGCGACTCCCAACGAACCCGAAGTGGAAGCGGTGTTTGGCAGGAGTATCGGAAACAACCTCAGCCTGCTTTTTGATCTCGGGCATGCCATGCTCGAACGACAGTCGCTGAAGGCCCTCCTGATAACTCGCGGCCGCGATGGAATGGCGCTGTTTCAGCAGGGCCGAAAGCCGCAACTGATTCCGGTTTTTGGGTCTGACCAGGCTGTCGACGTCACCGGCGCGGGCGATACCGTGGGAGCGGCCTTCACTCTGGCGGTTGCGGCCGGCGCAGATTTTACCATCGCTGCCCTGCTTGCGAATTGCGCGGGCGGCCTGGTGGTCATGAAGCGCGGAACCGCCACGGTCACGGCCCGAGAACTGAAGGAGGCGATACGGAACGCATAA
- a CDS encoding D-glycero-beta-D-manno-heptose 1-phosphate adenylyltransferase — translation MTDKVVARAEVAALGERLRKAGRKIVFANGCFDLFHVGHVRYLEGARQQGDVLVVGVNSDRTVRLLKGEGRPLLPEEARAELLAAMECVDYVVIFDDATAANILRDLQPDVHCKGTDYTEATVPEREVVQSWGGRVVIAGDPKDHSTRDVLARIARQNKVEK, via the coding sequence ATAACGGACAAGGTGGTTGCCCGAGCGGAAGTTGCGGCGCTCGGTGAGCGCCTCCGCAAAGCCGGCCGGAAGATTGTGTTTGCCAACGGCTGCTTTGATCTTTTCCATGTGGGACACGTCCGGTATCTCGAAGGTGCCCGGCAGCAGGGCGACGTGCTGGTGGTCGGCGTCAACAGCGACCGCACCGTGCGGCTATTGAAAGGCGAAGGCCGCCCGCTGCTGCCTGAAGAAGCGCGTGCCGAACTGCTGGCGGCAATGGAATGCGTTGACTACGTCGTCATCTTTGATGATGCGACCGCAGCGAATATCCTGCGCGACCTGCAGCCTGATGTTCATTGCAAAGGAACTGACTACACGGAGGCCACCGTTCCAGAACGTGAAGTCGTGCAGAGCTGGGGCGGCCGTGTCGTGATTGCGGGCGATCCCAAAGACCATTCAACCCGCGATGTGCTTGCGCGGATCGCCCGGCAAAACAAGGTGGAGAAATAG
- a CDS encoding DUF4131 domain-containing protein, with protein MKSPLLVLAICFALGILVTRALAPGFDDISLQLAAASACLLLGLVFLRRGKLPFSACMALAGFVFAGMAAGASFQYRFLPNDIHNLAGWGVDLKKDVQTEGVISSNPIRGHNSFRFELKCRRIEQGGEWRRVRGKIQVRLFTPANSQSWAATEALGLQYGDLVRAPVRFEKPYVYRNPGSFDFRWWLEAVNDISWEGGIRNPRWVQKLSKSQASRFSMLVANVRSRLLRGIDRLYPSWSPAGRVGAVLKAVLLGDRSSLDSDTVENFRQSGLYHLLVIAGLHVGLLASIILSFLYLLRVGESWRAALLLIFLGGYSLLVEQRAPTLRATLMIAAYLLARYLYRDRSALNAVGLAALVLLFYRPAWLFEAGFELSFSAALLIAGLALPILQRTTIPYRNALFSLKNQDRDINLASRHAQFRVELRMIIGWLGAKFSFLERRPALCEHTVTLPFRIVLWTADLVLFSAVLQVGLLMPMALTFHRITIVGIGLNTLAFPLMTVLLALALPTVFLAVTLPPLAVLPGKLLFWATSGLLALTEFRGEPLWMSYRTPGPPVWVAVGFAVAVIAAAFALGRNRRAFFASVCLFITFAGLVVSYPFAPNIPKGLLEVTALDCGRGEALFSVLPDGTTLLVDAGGREQFGSEVGRWNPGEEIVSPYLWSRGIKKIDILVLGNGSDENADAMAAILRNFRVRELWCSPQISDPDALSFIASARERGVSVRDLAAGSGEDPGSTGIQILWPRIIAPGSLKLPFRDRSPVLRVAGPIGSLLLRGNTDDRVERILAESGSELSSEVLESSRPLSDIISQKEFVDRVRPAVVLQAGGSDRSQQVRTDFRVEIPGSTGVPFFTTVDDGAVTIDMKKDILTVRCFGTPREFRLARPEGRAARSSGL; from the coding sequence ATGAAAAGCCCCTTACTGGTTCTGGCGATATGCTTTGCGCTTGGGATTCTGGTGACGCGGGCGCTTGCCCCCGGCTTTGATGACATTTCTTTGCAGCTTGCCGCGGCATCCGCCTGCCTTCTGCTTGGCCTTGTTTTTCTGCGCCGAGGGAAGCTCCCATTCTCGGCCTGTATGGCGCTTGCGGGCTTTGTTTTTGCTGGCATGGCGGCTGGCGCTAGTTTTCAATACCGGTTCTTGCCCAACGATATTCACAACCTCGCCGGCTGGGGCGTGGACCTGAAGAAGGATGTGCAAACCGAAGGAGTCATTTCCAGCAACCCAATTCGCGGACATAACAGCTTCAGATTTGAGCTCAAGTGCCGGAGGATTGAACAAGGCGGCGAGTGGCGAAGGGTGCGGGGAAAAATTCAGGTCCGATTGTTCACACCTGCCAATTCTCAAAGCTGGGCTGCTACCGAGGCGCTGGGCCTCCAGTATGGTGACCTGGTCCGGGCTCCGGTCCGATTTGAAAAACCCTACGTTTATCGGAACCCCGGCAGCTTCGATTTTCGTTGGTGGCTGGAAGCAGTCAACGACATTTCCTGGGAAGGCGGCATCAGGAACCCGCGCTGGGTACAGAAGCTTTCGAAGTCTCAGGCGTCTCGTTTTTCGATGCTCGTGGCGAATGTCCGGTCCCGCTTGTTGCGAGGGATAGACCGCCTCTACCCGTCGTGGTCGCCTGCAGGTCGCGTTGGCGCGGTGCTGAAAGCTGTCCTTCTGGGCGACCGTTCATCGCTCGATTCGGACACGGTGGAGAATTTCAGGCAGTCGGGGTTGTATCACTTGCTGGTGATCGCCGGACTTCACGTGGGCCTGCTGGCTTCAATTATTCTCTCCTTTCTCTACCTCCTTCGAGTTGGGGAATCCTGGAGGGCGGCGTTGCTCCTTATTTTCCTGGGAGGTTATTCGCTGCTGGTTGAGCAGCGGGCGCCGACGCTGCGTGCAACGCTGATGATCGCTGCTTACCTGCTGGCCCGTTATCTCTACCGTGACCGGTCAGCATTGAATGCCGTCGGGCTCGCGGCGCTGGTGTTACTGTTTTACAGGCCTGCCTGGCTTTTTGAGGCTGGTTTCGAGCTCTCCTTCTCGGCAGCCCTTCTGATTGCCGGACTCGCGCTTCCAATACTCCAGCGTACGACGATTCCTTACAGGAATGCCTTATTTAGCCTCAAAAATCAGGACCGTGACATCAACCTGGCCTCTCGGCATGCGCAATTCCGGGTGGAGCTTCGCATGATCATTGGCTGGCTCGGGGCGAAATTCTCTTTCCTCGAAAGACGCCCGGCACTCTGCGAGCACACCGTCACTTTGCCGTTCCGAATTGTCCTGTGGACAGCCGACCTGGTGTTGTTTTCGGCGGTCCTTCAGGTGGGGCTCCTGATGCCAATGGCGCTGACTTTCCATCGAATTACCATCGTCGGAATTGGCCTGAACACGCTTGCTTTTCCGCTGATGACCGTGTTGCTTGCGCTGGCGTTGCCCACGGTGTTTCTTGCTGTGACTTTGCCGCCGCTTGCCGTGCTCCCGGGTAAATTGCTTTTTTGGGCCACAAGCGGCCTGCTGGCGTTGACCGAATTCCGTGGAGAGCCTCTGTGGATGTCTTACCGGACCCCTGGCCCGCCCGTTTGGGTTGCTGTTGGCTTCGCTGTTGCAGTGATCGCTGCTGCATTTGCTTTGGGCCGAAACCGGCGGGCTTTCTTCGCCTCCGTCTGCTTGTTCATTACGTTTGCCGGACTGGTGGTTTCGTATCCGTTCGCCCCGAATATCCCGAAAGGGCTGCTTGAGGTGACGGCGCTTGATTGCGGACGCGGTGAAGCGCTTTTCAGCGTGCTGCCTGACGGAACCACCCTGCTGGTGGATGCCGGGGGCCGGGAGCAGTTTGGCTCTGAAGTCGGGCGATGGAATCCGGGCGAGGAGATTGTTTCTCCTTACCTGTGGTCACGCGGCATCAAGAAAATCGACATTTTGGTGCTTGGCAATGGAAGTGATGAAAACGCCGATGCAATGGCGGCGATCCTCCGTAACTTCAGGGTCCGCGAACTGTGGTGCAGCCCGCAGATATCGGATCCAGACGCTCTCTCCTTCATTGCGTCGGCGCGTGAACGCGGTGTTTCGGTTCGCGACCTGGCTGCGGGTAGCGGCGAGGATCCTGGCAGCACAGGGATTCAGATTCTATGGCCCCGCATCATAGCTCCTGGCAGCCTAAAATTGCCTTTCCGCGACAGATCGCCCGTGCTGCGGGTTGCGGGTCCGATTGGAAGCCTCCTCTTGCGGGGCAATACGGACGATCGGGTGGAGCGCATCCTGGCGGAATCGGGAAGTGAGCTTTCCAGCGAGGTGCTGGAATCTTCGCGACCGCTGTCAGATATCATTTCTCAAAAGGAGTTTGTGGATCGGGTCAGGCCGGCGGTAGTGTTGCAGGCTGGCGGCAGTGACCGATCTCAACAGGTGAGAACTGATTTCCGCGTTGAGATTCCGGGCTCAACCGGCGTTCCTTTTTTCACTACGGTGGATGACGGGGCTGTCACCATTGACATGAAAAAGGATATTCTCACTGTTCGATGCTTCGGAACCCCCAGAGAATTCAGGTTGGCGCGCCCGGAGGGCCGTGCCGCGAGATCATCCGGCCTATAA
- a CDS encoding isoprenylcysteine carboxylmethyltransferase family protein, with the protein MPPIPATLLSGMVRSTRRTSSCAGQGRPDTGRRPKIRIISKESALRPLSMRRCNGWERNMSKDFSAFVVRWRVPLGFALGIAYLVLAQPVLPLLIAGSLVALAGLGIRAYAAGHLEKDQSLATGGPYAYTRNPLYFGSLLIGVGLVIAGAAWVLGVVFVIFFLVVYGPVMRREARNLRERFGQEFDDYAHAVPLFFPFRKPLRPSRTRFEWKRYRRNHEYEAALGYLAGVIFLAAKILLR; encoded by the coding sequence ATGCCGCCGATCCCCGCAACACTCCTGAGCGGAATGGTCCGTTCAACCCGGCGGACATCATCCTGCGCGGGCCAAGGCCGGCCCGACACAGGGCGCAGGCCAAAGATTCGAATTATCTCGAAGGAGTCAGCGTTGCGTCCGTTGTCAATGCGGCGCTGCAACGGCTGGGAACGGAACATGAGTAAGGATTTTTCGGCCTTCGTCGTACGTTGGCGCGTGCCGCTCGGATTCGCGCTGGGCATTGCCTATCTGGTTCTGGCGCAGCCGGTGTTGCCGCTGCTGATCGCCGGTTCATTAGTGGCCCTCGCAGGTCTGGGCATCCGCGCCTACGCAGCCGGGCACCTGGAAAAAGACCAGAGCCTTGCCACCGGCGGGCCTTACGCTTATACGCGCAATCCTCTGTATTTTGGCAGCTTGCTGATCGGCGTCGGATTGGTCATCGCCGGCGCGGCATGGGTGCTGGGCGTCGTATTCGTTATCTTTTTCCTGGTGGTTTACGGCCCCGTGATGCGACGGGAGGCGAGAAACCTGCGTGAGCGGTTCGGGCAGGAATTTGACGACTACGCCCATGCGGTTCCGCTGTTTTTCCCCTTTCGGAAACCTTTGAGGCCTTCACGTACCAGGTTTGAATGGAAGCGCTATCGCAGGAACCATGAGTATGAAGCGGCTTTGGGCTACCTGGCTGGAGTCATTTTCCTGGCCGCTAAGATTCTGCTACGGTAG
- a CDS encoding type III pantothenate kinase, with translation MLLVIDAGNTNTCLGVFNDRELVAQWRLSTNRDQTADEYGILSRNLFTLGGIQPGEIKAMMVSCVVPTLNPVIQEMAERYFHLQAYFLGPGVRTGMAIHYDNPLEVGADRIADSVAAFEKYGGPCIVVDFGTAITFDAISEKGEYLGGVIAPGIGISAEALFARAARLPRVEIREPERVIGANTVSSMQAGLFYGSVGLVDGVLDRMCAVMGAKTRVIATGGQAELLASALKHKPPVDPFLTLEGLRIIYERNVSTAHRK, from the coding sequence ATGCTTCTCGTCATTGATGCTGGCAACACAAACACATGTCTCGGAGTTTTTAATGATCGCGAACTGGTCGCCCAGTGGCGTCTTTCAACCAATCGTGACCAGACCGCCGACGAATACGGCATCCTCAGTCGAAACCTTTTCACGCTGGGCGGAATCCAGCCCGGCGAAATCAAGGCCATGATGGTGTCGTGCGTGGTTCCCACCCTCAATCCGGTGATTCAGGAGATGGCTGAACGCTACTTTCATCTTCAGGCGTATTTTCTGGGCCCCGGGGTACGGACTGGAATGGCCATCCACTACGACAACCCGCTGGAAGTGGGGGCCGACCGCATTGCCGATAGCGTAGCGGCATTTGAAAAATACGGCGGTCCGTGCATCGTGGTGGATTTCGGCACCGCCATCACCTTCGACGCTATCTCTGAAAAAGGTGAATACCTGGGAGGGGTGATTGCCCCGGGAATTGGAATTTCAGCGGAAGCGTTGTTTGCACGCGCGGCCCGCCTGCCGCGCGTCGAGATTCGCGAGCCCGAACGGGTGATCGGCGCCAATACGGTTTCAAGCATGCAGGCAGGATTGTTCTACGGTTCTGTCGGGCTTGTGGACGGGGTCCTTGACCGCATGTGCGCCGTGATGGGCGCCAAAACGCGCGTGATTGCCACAGGTGGCCAGGCGGAATTGCTGGCCTCCGCATTGAAGCACAAGCCTCCGGTGGATCCGTTCCTGACCCTTGAAGGGCTCCGGATCATATACGAACGAAATGTTTCAACCGCTCATCGCAAATAG
- the waaC gene encoding lipopolysaccharide heptosyltransferase I, translating to MPESRQRFLIIRLSSIGDIVHTLPAVAALGRAHPRAEIHWVVESRFSGLLGANPFISRLIKLDTLGWRKDPTSGKVMMEIMHGFEALREYEYDAAIDFQGLMKSAIFARLSHSKERIGLAWGSLREPLAALFYTQRVSPKRGAHIIEINLSLVEPLGAHSSRWEFPLPDYPEDRDAVRAELQRLRTEDFIIVNPGGGWKSKRWPPEHYAEMIGTLAGKVALDFLVTGSPQEEDVAREIIARAGTSRAKWFPSTLLQYIALAREARLLIGGDTGPLHLAAAVGTPIVAIFNAADPRNTPERNGPFNPADIILRGPRPARHRAQAKDSNYLEGVSVASVVNAALQRLGTEHE from the coding sequence ATGCCGGAATCCCGTCAGCGTTTCCTTATCATTCGTCTCAGCTCCATCGGAGACATCGTCCACACTCTGCCGGCCGTGGCGGCCCTGGGCCGCGCGCATCCGCGGGCGGAGATCCACTGGGTGGTGGAAAGCCGCTTCTCCGGGCTTCTGGGGGCAAATCCATTTATCAGCCGCCTGATCAAACTGGACACTCTCGGCTGGAGAAAAGACCCAACCTCCGGCAAAGTGATGATGGAAATCATGCACGGCTTCGAAGCGCTGCGTGAATACGAGTATGATGCCGCCATTGATTTTCAGGGCCTGATGAAGTCCGCCATCTTCGCCCGGCTGAGCCATTCAAAGGAACGGATTGGCCTGGCCTGGGGGTCGTTGCGAGAACCGCTGGCGGCTTTGTTTTACACCCAGCGCGTGTCCCCAAAGCGGGGCGCGCATATTATCGAAATCAACCTGTCGCTGGTGGAGCCTCTTGGAGCTCATTCATCCAGATGGGAATTTCCCCTGCCCGATTACCCTGAGGACAGGGATGCTGTTCGGGCGGAACTCCAGCGGCTGAGAACAGAAGACTTCATCATCGTTAATCCCGGCGGGGGATGGAAATCCAAGCGATGGCCTCCAGAACATTACGCCGAAATGATTGGCACGCTGGCGGGCAAAGTCGCGCTAGACTTTCTGGTGACGGGTTCACCGCAGGAAGAGGATGTGGCACGCGAAATCATTGCCCGCGCCGGGACATCCCGGGCAAAATGGTTTCCTTCAACGCTCCTGCAGTATATTGCGTTGGCGCGCGAAGCCAGGCTCCTGATTGGCGGAGATACCGGGCCGCTGCATCTTGCGGCTGCGGTTGGCACGCCCATCGTTGCCATCTTCAATGCCGCCGATCCCCGCAACACTCCTGAGCGGAATGGTCCGTTCAACCCGGCGGACATCATCCTGCGCGGGCCAAGGCCGGCCCGACACAGGGCGCAGGCCAAAGATTCGAATTATCTCGAAGGAGTCAGCGTTGCGTCCGTTGTCAATGCGGCGCTGCAACGGCTGGGAACGGAACATGAGTAA
- a CDS encoding biotin--[acetyl-CoA-carboxylase] ligase, which produces MTTGTTDHKIDRLVHLLVKNAMVVVPGPKIASEIGVSRSTVWEWIEKLRELGVAIKGHPSHGYQLEKLPDILVPSLVRAELPHAEIGHKVIHYFRTDSTNSAALQLDPQTGPHGTVVIAEEQTAGRGRLGRKWFSEKSSGIYASIVLRPPLSPAAAPILTLLAGVAARNAVCLATDLSADIRWPNDLLVSGKKVCGILTEMKAEVDRLHLVVLGIGINVNHNSMPDDIREIATSLALEGGRHYSRLHILAELLRDVERYYHMLLKEGNAPIVREWSLVSSYAEGKRVRVKAGGCEYSGVTKGLDSSGALKILRDGGRQELLVAGEITELR; this is translated from the coding sequence ATGACCACCGGAACCACAGATCACAAGATTGACCGTCTGGTCCACCTGCTGGTCAAGAACGCGATGGTGGTGGTACCCGGGCCCAAAATCGCCTCTGAGATTGGAGTTTCAAGGTCCACGGTGTGGGAGTGGATCGAAAAACTGCGCGAATTGGGCGTTGCCATCAAAGGACATCCAAGCCACGGCTATCAGCTTGAGAAGCTGCCGGACATCCTGGTACCAAGCCTGGTACGGGCTGAACTTCCACACGCAGAAATCGGACACAAGGTCATCCATTACTTTCGCACGGATTCCACCAACAGCGCGGCCCTGCAACTCGACCCGCAGACCGGCCCTCACGGTACGGTCGTCATCGCGGAGGAGCAGACAGCCGGGCGCGGGCGCCTGGGACGAAAATGGTTTTCTGAAAAGTCGAGCGGTATCTATGCATCGATTGTTCTGCGGCCGCCGTTGTCACCGGCGGCTGCGCCCATCCTGACGCTGCTGGCAGGTGTTGCCGCCCGCAACGCTGTCTGTTTGGCCACCGACCTCAGCGCAGATATCCGCTGGCCTAACGACCTGCTGGTTAGCGGCAAAAAAGTTTGCGGAATTCTCACTGAGATGAAAGCCGAAGTTGACCGCCTTCACCTGGTGGTCCTGGGCATAGGGATCAACGTGAATCACAACTCGATGCCGGACGATATTCGAGAGATTGCAACATCGCTGGCGCTGGAAGGCGGCCGCCACTATTCACGCCTGCACATTCTTGCAGAATTGCTTCGCGATGTGGAACGTTACTATCATATGCTTTTGAAGGAAGGCAATGCGCCCATTGTCAGGGAGTGGTCGCTGGTATCGAGCTATGCTGAGGGAAAGCGCGTCCGCGTGAAGGCCGGCGGGTGTGAATATTCCGGCGTCACTAAAGGCCTGGATTCGAGCGGTGCACTGAAAATCCTGCGTGACGGCGGACGGCAGGAACTGCTCGTGGCCGGAGAAATCACTGAACTGAGATAG